A window of Pseudoalteromonas sp. MEBiC 03607 genomic DNA:
TTGGGTCAACTGCTTGCCAAGGTTGCCACTCAGGCCATTGGTTAAAATCACTAACCAAACCTGCGATTTCTTCGGCGCTTGCTGATATTCTTATCGACTTATCAACAGTGTATTGTTGAGAAAGCATTAAACCCACCACAAGCGCGATGAGTGTCATAACAAATAATGCTTTTAAACTCACAAAGAATAATTTAATAATCTCACCTCAGGCAATAGTTTTATATCTTTCATAACATTATACGTATCTTAGGCTATAATCTTTTTGATACGACTGTATATGTTATCACTAATGTACCACAGTCGAATAAGTGATAGAATTTTTATGCATCGTTGTAAAGTGGAGAGTCACCATCGATACAGTTTTACGGTGTTCACTTTAAGGAATTATTAATGACATCAGACAGTAATGACTTTTTATTTAACGACCAAGATGATGAGCAGCTTCTCGAAGAAACTGTATCTGATTTTTGGGATGTATTAATAGTCGATGATGATCCTGAAATACATTCTGTCACTAAGCTAGCTTTATCTGGGGTTGAGTTTTGGGATAAAGGCTTGCGATTCCATCACGCCTACTCTGGTGCAGAAGCGCTCGAATTACTTAAAAAAGATCATTCTATTTCCGTTATTTTACTTGATGTTGTGATGGAGTCAGATGATGCTGGTTTACAAGTTGTGAAGCAGGTCAGAGAATGCCTAAAAAACCATAATATTCGTATTATTCTTCGTACTGGTCAGCCAGGGTATGCCCCTGAAGAAAAAGTAATCCGCGAGTACGATATTAATGATTACAAAACTAAAACTGAGCTGACTCGTAGTAAATTGATTACTTCACTGGTAACAGCTATCCGTTCTTATGAACAAGTTTGCCAGCTCGAATTTCAAAGCCGCGCATTAAACAATATTCTACTCGCCTCGAAGGCTATTTTAGGCTTTACCGATATCAAAGCTTTTACCATGGCTGTATTAAAGCAGCTTTCGTTTATTTTAGATTGTGAGCCTCACGGCTTACTGTGTGGTTCGATTGAAGATGACGAGCGGGTTTTTGTTTTGGGCGGTGGCGCTGAATACAACGATGTAATTGGTCAGCGAATTGAGCAGCTTGATAATGGTCGTATCATTTTACAAGTGAAAAACTGCTTAGCACAAGGTGAGCATCAACATACTGAGCTTGACAGTACCTATCTACTAAAAAGTAAAAATCGCCAAGCCGCGATTTACTTAGAAACAAATCAAACGCCAAGCCCGTCGCAGTTACAATTTGCCGAGATCTTTTTAACCAATGTAAGCGTTGGTCTTGATAATGTGCGCTTGTTTAACCGTTTATGTGATGCAGCATATAAAGATATTTTAACAGGTCTTCCTAATCGTAATGATTTTATCAACAAAGTAGAGCGTTTTTATCAGCCCGGTAAAACAGACTATGTTTTTTTATTGATTGATGTTGCCCATTTCTCTGATATCAATAATGGTTTAGGACAAGAAATTGGTAATTTGCTTTTAAATGCCATTGTTGAAAGGCTGCAACAAGAGTATCCAGAAGCCGAGCTACTTTCTCGAATAGGTGCTGATGTGTTTGGTTTGATATTACCAAAACAGCGTTATGACCTTGAGCAGTTACGCGAACATCTTAGTTTACCTTTTACTGCTGGCGAACATATTTTACCTATCAATTTTAAGATTGGCTTGTGCCTTCAAGGTGACTTTCAGAAAGCGGGTATTGAAACACTAAAATTGGCATATATAGCTTTGAACCAAGCTAAAAAGAATTCCTCTGAAATGGTCGTCACGTATACTCCAGAAATGGAAGAGCAGATGGCATGGCGCTTAGGGATTATTAGGCAGCTTCGTCAAGACTTTGAACAACGTAAACTTGAAGTGTGGTTCCAGCCGCAACTAGATTTGAATACATTAGAGATCATTGGCTGTGAAGCATTGCTACGTTGGCCGTCAGGGAATGGCCAATATATTTCCCCAGCTATATTTGTTCCCTTGGCTGAAGATGCAGGTTTAATTGTTGAAATAGGGCAGTGGGTACTAGAACAAGCATGTTTACAACAAAAGCGTCTTGAACAGCTTGGCTTTAACATTAGTGTTGCTGTAAACGTTTCAGTGCCACAGTTTAAAGTGAAAGGTTATGCGCAGCAGGTTAAAGACACTCTAATAAAATATGAAGTTAAGCCACAGTTTATAGAGCTTGAAGTAACCGAAAGTGTGGTAATGGATGAGCTGAGCAATGTTATTACCACTCTTGAGGAGTTAAAATCATTTGGCATTGAAATTGCGATTGATGATTTTGGTACAGGCTTCTCATCGTTGAGTTATTTGCAAAAACTGCCGTTAGATAGACTCAAAATCGACAGAGCATTTATAAAAGACCTACCAGGTAAGGGGTGTGAGGCTATCGCTGCGTTAATTATTTCTTTGGGTGCAAGATTAGGTCTAAAAACAATTGCAGAGGGTGTTGAAACACAAGCACAAGCCGATTATTTACTTGAGCTTGGTTGTGATGAAGTACAAGGATTTATGTACGCTAAGCCTATGCCTGAGAACGAGTTAATCACGTATTTACAAGCCAAACATTAATTAGCTTAGCTCTTGACCCTAGTTACTTGCAGCGCCCTTCAATGTGAAGGGCGTTTTGTTTTCTATAATAATCTATAAGAGTGGGGTATAATTCGCCCCTTTTGTTAGCAGAGTACACTTTATGAGCGCATTAAAAGCCGAGCGAGGCCTGTTTTCTTACCCTAAGTATTGGGCTGAATGCTATGGCACGGCGCCATTTTTACCAACCACCCGTGCAGAAATGGATGCATTAGGCTGGGATAGTTGCGATGTGATTATCGTCAGTGGCGATGCCTATGTTGATCACCCAAGTTTTGGTATGGCTGTAATTGGCCGCATGCTTGAGTCGCAGGGT
This region includes:
- a CDS encoding EAL domain-containing protein, which translates into the protein MTSDSNDFLFNDQDDEQLLEETVSDFWDVLIVDDDPEIHSVTKLALSGVEFWDKGLRFHHAYSGAEALELLKKDHSISVILLDVVMESDDAGLQVVKQVRECLKNHNIRIILRTGQPGYAPEEKVIREYDINDYKTKTELTRSKLITSLVTAIRSYEQVCQLEFQSRALNNILLASKAILGFTDIKAFTMAVLKQLSFILDCEPHGLLCGSIEDDERVFVLGGGAEYNDVIGQRIEQLDNGRIILQVKNCLAQGEHQHTELDSTYLLKSKNRQAAIYLETNQTPSPSQLQFAEIFLTNVSVGLDNVRLFNRLCDAAYKDILTGLPNRNDFINKVERFYQPGKTDYVFLLIDVAHFSDINNGLGQEIGNLLLNAIVERLQQEYPEAELLSRIGADVFGLILPKQRYDLEQLREHLSLPFTAGEHILPINFKIGLCLQGDFQKAGIETLKLAYIALNQAKKNSSEMVVTYTPEMEEQMAWRLGIIRQLRQDFEQRKLEVWFQPQLDLNTLEIIGCEALLRWPSGNGQYISPAIFVPLAEDAGLIVEIGQWVLEQACLQQKRLEQLGFNISVAVNVSVPQFKVKGYAQQVKDTLIKYEVKPQFIELEVTESVVMDELSNVITTLEELKSFGIEIAIDDFGTGFSSLSYLQKLPLDRLKIDRAFIKDLPGKGCEAIAALIISLGARLGLKTIAEGVETQAQADYLLELGCDEVQGFMYAKPMPENELITYLQAKH